In one window of Chitinophagales bacterium DNA:
- a CDS encoding RagB/SusD family nutrient uptake outer membrane protein, translated as MKTNMKKYILPVLAAGVLGVTSCSKLEPELGGPNSIAPATSSGAPTPPSIAAVYEQLNQLVGQYGYQALQEHSTDELMGPTRGTDWDDFGTWRRLHLHTWGPDHNQVNDVWNGLNGALFQTTLVAETATGLTKAEGQFLRGFFRFLVCDLYGQVQSRPASSPAAAIPSVISRANVIDSIITEVETAVTTLPAFNGTNRAQATKEAAWALLAKAYLNKGVYKQDPTKPEGPYTFSSADMNKVIQYCDNIMANSLLQLDTYYWDNFKWDNGTASTENIFIRKNGGDSRAGNGTNMVWATCMGWHYNQRPSGWNGFTTLSDFYDSFEDGDQRKRDTVAGFTNRVGSTAGFLVGQAYGPVSRSNNKQPGSVGDPVGPLYDRSGNPLVFTRNASIFFNGEASGIRVNKFLLDPNSINDGGWGSSNEFTFFRLADVMLMKAEAILRGGTATGGQTALSLVNAVRTSRKASALSAVTLTTLLAERGRELYIEGWRRNDMIRFGAFNNPVQERPNKSDGYKVVYPIPTISLSSNPNLKQNFGY; from the coding sequence ATGAAAACGAATATGAAAAAATATATCCTACCGGTTCTGGCTGCAGGTGTGCTGGGTGTAACCTCCTGTAGTAAACTGGAACCTGAGTTGGGCGGCCCTAACTCTATTGCACCCGCTACATCAAGCGGTGCGCCAACACCTCCATCTATCGCTGCTGTTTATGAGCAGTTGAACCAGTTGGTTGGTCAGTATGGTTATCAGGCATTACAAGAACATTCTACAGATGAACTGATGGGACCTACCCGCGGTACAGACTGGGATGACTTCGGTACATGGCGTCGTCTGCACCTCCACACTTGGGGTCCTGACCACAACCAGGTTAACGATGTATGGAATGGCTTGAATGGTGCATTGTTCCAAACAACACTCGTTGCTGAAACTGCTACTGGTCTTACCAAGGCTGAGGGTCAGTTCCTGCGTGGTTTCTTCCGTTTCCTCGTATGTGATCTGTATGGTCAGGTTCAAAGCCGTCCTGCAAGCTCACCAGCAGCAGCAATTCCATCTGTAATTTCAAGAGCAAATGTGATTGACAGTATTATCACTGAAGTTGAAACTGCTGTTACTACACTGCCTGCATTCAATGGTACAAACAGAGCACAGGCTACTAAGGAAGCTGCTTGGGCATTGCTGGCTAAAGCTTATTTGAACAAAGGTGTTTATAAGCAAGATCCTACTAAACCTGAAGGACCTTATACATTCAGCTCTGCTGATATGAATAAAGTGATTCAGTACTGCGATAATATCATGGCGAATTCACTGTTGCAGTTGGATACTTACTACTGGGATAACTTCAAGTGGGATAATGGTACCGCTTCTACAGAGAATATCTTCATCCGTAAGAATGGCGGTGATTCAAGAGCAGGTAACGGTACCAATATGGTATGGGCAACTTGTATGGGTTGGCACTATAACCAGCGTCCTTCTGGCTGGAATGGTTTCACTACACTGTCTGATTTCTACGATAGCTTCGAAGATGGTGATCAGCGTAAGCGCGATACCGTTGCTGGCTTTACCAATCGTGTAGGTTCTACTGCAGGTTTCCTTGTTGGTCAGGCTTACGGTCCTGTTAGCAGATCTAACAATAAGCAGCCTGGTTCTGTAGGTGATCCTGTAGGTCCTCTTTACGATCGTTCTGGTAACCCGCTGGTCTTTACACGTAATGCAAGTATCTTCTTCAATGGTGAAGCAAGTGGTATCCGTGTAAATAAATTCCTGTTGGATCCTAACTCTATCAACGATGGTGGTTGGGGTAGCTCAAACGAATTCACCTTCTTCCGTTTAGCAGATGTAATGCTGATGAAAGCTGAAGCTATCCTGCGTGGTGGTACAGCTACCGGCGGTCAGACTGCTTTGAGCTTGGTGAATGCAGTGCGTACTTCAAGAAAAGCTTCTGCGTTGTCTGCAGTAACACTGACTACGTTGTTAGCTGAAAGAGGTCGTGAACTGTACATTGAAGGTTGGAGAAGAAATGACATGATTCGTTTCGGTGCATTCAACAATCCTGTTCAAGAAAGACCAAACAAGTCTGATGGTTATAAAGTGGTATATCCAATCCCAACCATCTCTCTGTCGTCTAACCCTAACCTGAAGCAAAACTTCGGTTACTAA